The genomic DNA ggaattttccaagctgcttaaaggcacagtcaactgagtgtatgtaaacttctgacccactggaattgtgatactgtgaatgataagtgaaataatctgtctgtaaacaattgttggaaaaaatagatttttaatgactccaacctaagtgtacgtacactcccaacttcaactgtaaatattatAATTTAGCTTTAAGCTTTCATACAGTTTCTTACAGTGTAGATATTTTGTGACTCCAAGGACTCCATGGAGAATGTGTACACGGTTAATGTGTTTCTTTGGGTTCACCTGAGGTGAAGTCTGTCCTTGTGTGTTAACATATGGCCATTCCCAGACAGGTTCATTTTCCAGGATACATGTAAAACACAAACAAGTACCGGATACTAACAGGCTGCTAAATATTAAAGTTTTTGAAAATATATAgtttattttttttgtacttTAACAGGGTGTACCAGTATGTATTTGTCAATGAAAAAGGCTACCATCATCAGGCAAAGAGACAGATTTGGTGCATTATATACTTTATTTTGTATTAACTGATCTTTATCATTTTACCACCAAGAAACATTACATATCAGTCAATGTTTTATTAATATAATTATGTTCAATCACCATGCACATTCATGTATTAATAGATTGACAATTATCACTTGGCAGTTGCTCACTATTTTAATTCAATTTGTTTGATGAAAATAATATGCAGATCAAATCATCCTGATGGTTATGGTGGagaaaattgcaagattatgttatagtactgtaattgcagcaaatggttgtttatgcaacagaatagagggtTCTTAAACTGTGTCTACGTGAACTGAAcatgggcctctgggagatttaacactgacagaagatttacgatgtctttggaTGATAAGCCTAACAAGACCGCATTCCAAAGCATGAGTTaaagcatgagttaatgtttctgtactGGGCTACCGTGGGAGATGGCTCCAGTATGGAGTTGGGGGCCAGACTCTGGGGGGGGCTCGTTGAcaagctccattactgcagtaattaaataataaagttgaCTTGTTTTGAAGAAATGTTAAAGTGTCTCCTTTTGATTAGAATAATTCCATGACACGGTTATGATATAAAACTAAATGTTTCAGAAGTAGAGGCGTCTTGTAATATTGATCTTTACCACTTAGTTATCGTAGCTGAGTTCTACAAGCAATGTCTTAAGGATTTAATCAGGTTCTGGGAATCAGAAAGGCAATCTGCCTATGCCTGTCTTTTGAAGACAAGTTGCATATTAAAGTATGATTGGATCTGTTGTTTATGCATCTAATATAATCACTGAGTAGGTCAGTCGTCTAAGTAACAATCCTCTATCTCAGGAATGAACGAGATGACATCCCTCAGTTCGTCCAGGCTCTCCTGTAGCCGTTCAGCTGTCTGTCTGATCGTCTGGATGAACTTCATGGTCTCTGACTTGACCTCAGCCTTTGGTTCTTCACATCCAGGCTTCAGCTCAGTGAAGGAGTCTGTGTCCATCGCTTTTAACTTACTGGTATCATTTGCCTTCGCATGTCGGATGTTGTGGATCTCTTTGGCATCCATGGCAATGAAGAAGATATCAACCGCTACAAAAAAAGCTGAAAATATTCCTGTCGCCACCTCTGCCACACGCACTGCCCTGGCAGTTTGGGCTGCCACCTTGCCAATATTGGCTACCCGGAGATATCGGAAGAGCTCTGTGGTGCCCGCAACGCCTTTCCCAACCCTCACCCCAGCACTAGCAGCGGCCTCTATATTTAAACCGGCACTTTCTGTCTTAGAAGAGCTACTTTTCATGAGTGTCTCCAAACCCTTAGCGATGTCTTGTAGAGATGTCACCACAGAGTTCATCTTCTCCTGGAACTCCTTGATGATGTTTTTCATGGCTAGGCGGTCGGTGGACTGATTG from Oncorhynchus tshawytscha isolate Ot180627B linkage group LG15, Otsh_v2.0, whole genome shotgun sequence includes the following:
- the LOC112215081 gene encoding apolipoprotein L3-like, producing the protein MAKPFIISFLKKKSEKTVEELQTTLDKLRTLAGGFESIHKGTTIGSLTGGVIGAAGGITSLVGLIMAPFTLGASLIVTGVGIGIAVTGGATAGVSNITNMVNQSTDRLAMKNIIKEFQEKMNSVVTSLQDIAKGLETLMKSSSSKTESAGLNIEAAASAGVRVGKGVAGTTELFRYLRVANIGKVAAQTARAVRVAEVATGIFSAFFVAVDIFFIAMDAKEIHNIRHAKANDTSKLKAMDTDSFTELKPGCEEPKAEVKSETMKFIQTIRQTAERLQESLDELRDVISFIPEIEDCYLDD